TTTCATAAGCCATGTCTTGAAATATTCCGGTTTATTCAAAGTGCGAATATTTTTGAATGACTGATACGCTACTTCTTGAACAACATCTAAAGCATCATTTTTATTTTTTACATAGACATAGGCCATTCGATAAATATCTGCTTCATATTGTTGGAAAAGCTCTAAGTATGCTTTGTCATTTCCTTTTTGAGCTTTTTTTACTAAGCGCTTCATATTCATCGCAATTCCTCCCTTCATTTTCGTTTTACATTTATTAGACATCCGAGAAGAACATTTGGCTTTAAAATTTTAAAATTATTTTTCTCATCATTGGCATTATTCAATCGAGTAGGAGGCTAGCCATTAATTGGCTAGCCGACCTCTCACACCACCGTACGTACGGTTCCGTATACGGCGGTTCAATCTTTTGAGTATCTTCGCTCGTAAAGTTGGGACAGGTCTTTCAGTCCCCACTTTACGAGCCTTTTATTTGGAATGGCTTGGTGTAGAACCTCACTTCGTGATATTCGCCAGTATCCTTTTCTTGAATGTGCCGTTTTCATGGCTTCATCATGTTGGATTCCGTATTGGCGTAATTTCGCATATTTTGTTCGTAGTAGTTTCCACCGTTTCCATATTAATTGACGTAAGCGATGATTTAGCCATGCTTGTATTTCTCTGATAAAAGTTTTCATGTTAGCGATACCATAGTAATTTATCCAACCAACCGTTGTTTGATTGATTCTTTTCACAATCTCACGAAATGTCCCTGTTCGTTTACGACTCGTCAGTATTCTTAGCTTATCTTTTAGTCGTTTCTTGGCGGACTTGATTGGTCGGTATCCTACTTTCCCGACAGATTTTGTAGATGAAACCCTAAGAATGTAGCTGCTGTTGCGCCACATACTTTACTTTTCTGCTCATTGATTGTGAGACCCAGTTCATCTTCGATAAAATTCTTGACACTGGTCATGACGCGTTCACCTGCTCTTGGTGACTTTACATAAATCACAAAATCATCCGCATAGCGAATGAATCGGTGTCCTCGTTTTTCTAACTCTCTATCTAGCTTGTTTAAATACACGTTTGCTAGAATTGGAGAGAGTGGACCCCCTTGGGGTGTACCTTCTGTCGTTTCAATGAGGATGTCCTTGTCCAATATGCCTGAGCGTAAGAATTTCCATATTAGCTTAAGTACTATTTTATCTGTTATGAATTCTTCCAAATAAGCTCGTAGTCGCTGGTGATGAATCGTATCGAAGTAACTTTTCAAGTCACAGTCCACCACTGTTCGATAACCTTCCTCGTAATATTTCTTAGCGAGGGCAATTGCCTGGTGTTGGTTTCGACCTTTTCGAAAGCCAAAACTTTTGTCTGAAAAGTGTGGATCAATTATTGGTTGGATGACTTGTAGAATGGCTTGTTGAACAACTCTGTCCAATACACATGGTATACCTAGATATCGTTTGGAGCCATTCGCTTTTGGGATAGCTACTCGTTTCACTGGTTGAGGTTGGTAGGAACCATCTTTTAATTTCCTTTTCAATGGTTCCTCATATTTTATTAAATGCGCCTTCAGTCCATCAACCGTGATACCGTCGATTCCAGGTGCTCCTCCATTTCCTTTTACTTTCTTATATGCATTCCATAGGTTTCTATGGGACGCAATTCTGTCAATTAAATTGATACTTTCTTGTTTCTTCATTTCCATGTTTACATCCCTACACGCTCTTATATACTCTTTCGCTTCCAGCTTATCCCTCTATAAGTAGCCATCTATTCGGTCTATACCTTGATGTTTTCTGTGTTTTGGCGGGATGTCTCCACCTCCTTGTTTCTTTCAAGATTTAAAAGATTGTTCGGCCCTTCATCTTCGGTCGAAGACTACTATGGCTTCTGCTGACTTCTCTTGATTCATCCATTTATCACTAAACAAATTGTTAATTGAATAACCCTTAAGAGACCTCCCCGGGTAAGCACAACCGCCTTCCTCTCATGTAACTGCCAGATTTACTGTATGGGATTTGGGCAGTATTGGACTTCGCTTTGTTTAGCAAGCTCATCCGTCCCAAGTCAGCCTTTTATCTGATTTCTGTTCGTCAGTTCGAGAGTTTGCGTCCGACTTCCTTCAGATTCCACGTCACCATGGACACCCTTGTCTTTCGCTAACAGTTCCTACTGCCAAGCCTGTAGTGGACTTTCACCACCAGGCTGTTGTGCATGCCGGGCACACTAAAAAAACGCTTCCCTTATTACGGAAAGCGCCTTAAATATTATAAGCTATTAACTTTTTCGTTTCTTTAAAAAAAATAAAAATATAAGTTGGACGATGGTAATGAAAATAAACACTACACCTAACAATGCCAAGGAAAGCCATCTAAGCTCAGATGTTTGGACTACACCTGCAGCATCTACTTCTCTAAAATAAATAAATATAGCTAAGCCACTAAACAAGACAAGCCAAACCCCATTAATAATTATCCACCATATTTTCTTCATTCATTTCCCTCCATAAATATACCTACGAAGGGAAACCAAATAAGTTTCATATACTATACAGAAAATTTCCATTTAAGCTTTATTAAACAAATAAATCCCGGCAAACATTAACGCAAGGGCAATGAGTTTCGTCATATTCATCGGATAGATAACCCCTCCAAAAAGGCCAAAATGATCAATAATCGCGCCGACAAAAATCTGACCAATGATAACCGCCATAAACGTTGCAGCTACTCCGATTAAATTAACAGAATAGATATTGATGACAATAAAGAATGCGCCCAATAATCCTCCGATTAACTGCCATTTTGGAACAGTAAATACATTTAAAAAATTCCCTTTACCGAAAAAGAAAGCTAAAAAGAATAAGGCAAGGGCCCCTACCATGAACGAGACGGTGGCACTTTCCAATACACCTACTTTTTTACTGAATAAGGCATTGATTTGACTTTGTATCGCAACGGCCGAACCACCGATCAATGCTAATAAAGCAATTATCAATTTCAACATCAACAGTGCCTCCAATGTGAATACCATGAAATAATGTAATATAAATTTATTTAACTAGCATTATAATCTGTTTTAGATAGTAGATTTCATTTGATTTAAATGATGGATATCATGTTCCATTAAGCCTTTTAAGTATTCGTAAAACGTTAACGTTGATTGGTTAATCTGTATTGGGATCAGCCAGTCATCTTCAGGAATTTGCTTTAGCAGACTTAATAAGTCTTGCCTTACGTGAATACATTTTTCCAATGTATTTTCTACAGCTTCTGTTCTGGCTTGTAAAGAAGATTGGTCATTTAGCTCCGCGATACCCGGAGCTTCCGGTAAGTGTTCACCTGAAAATATATAGGGAATTCTTTGCTGTAACACAAATTCATCCCAAGGGTAAAAGTGACCGACTATTTCTATAATGGACCACTTCCCTTCCCCGATCGGTTTTCTTAATCGATTTTCATCAACTGATTTCAAACTATGTATAAAAGTTATGACGTTTTGATGATGCACTACTATTTCTGATTTTTCCTTCAGCAATTGGACCACCTCAATATAGTTATTCGTTACTGAACACAAAAACACCTACAAAGGTTCACATTCCAGGAGACTTCAAAGGAACGTAAACCATTTCCATGACATTGGGTAAGCTCCACCAAAAACTTCACTAATATCGTTTCCTATTTTAGCTTGTCTGATTTGAAGACAAACCGGTTATCGGGATTCCACACATGCAAGTTGTCAGCTACATATCCGCGCAGCCATAATATGCCGTCAACTTTCCGGACATAAAATCCTTTCGGAAAACTTTCTTCATTACTTATTAATTCTGATGCAATGGTGACAGATCCTGAAGGTGCCTCATTTTTTTGTGAAAGATCCCCTGAATTCCCCTCATCTTGGTCTACATATTCCAGTCGTAGGTATGGTCCCAACTCAGGCGGACATAACTGCAAGCCCAGTTCGTTCGCTTGTCTAAAGATTTCAGGTAATGTTGCGCCATTCGGAAAGCCAAGGTCCCTAACGGATAGTTCAACAATTTCCACGCTATATGCTGTTTCGGTAGTGGTAAACCGATCATCATATAATAATCTCTCACCATATTGGTTCAATGAAATAGACGATTGTTGCAGTTTTTGAATAAGATCGGCTTTCGACAGCCCTCCAACAACAATTGATTTTGTAATAACAGGACAGTCAGGGTATCTTCGCATTTCTTTCCCTCCTCATCGCTCCCGAGTTGTTATTTTTGTTGCAAAGCTTGCTTTTAAACCTCTACTAATCATTTCGATTCAACTCATTCATACTCCTTCAATCCCTTTAAAACAGGAAACGCTAGTGATTTAAGACCAGCTTACATTGACAGGCTTCAGGGTATTCAAAGGATAATAGGAGAGTGAAATACATGATTACAGCAATTACGATTAAAATCATTGCCGGGTTTATCGCACTCATGGTTGTGATCCGCTTTATCGGAAAAAAAGAGCTTACTGAAGTCACCCCATTCGATTTTGTGTTTATCGTGATTCTCGGTGGAACACTGGAAGAAGGAGTATACGATGAGAAAGTGAAGATTTGGGATGTGCTCTATACGATTGGACTATGGACTGCGCTGTACCTGTTAACCGATTTTCTTGTCAGGAAATTCGAAAAACTGCGCCCGATCATTAAAGGAGAGCCGTCTTTTCTTGTAAATAATGGGAAGTTGGATATTAAAGAATTAGAGAAAAACAAAATGGAATCCGAACAGCTGCGTTCGTTGCTGCGGATGCAAGGTGTTTTTTCGGTTAGGGAAGTAAAATATGCTCTTTTGGAACCTGGTGGGCAAATCAGCATATTGAAAAAGGATTCATCCGGGGAAGATTCCGGTGGTGTGCTCACTCATCTGCTTGTCGATGAAGGGCGAATTGAAGAAAGAGTTTTGGCACAAATCGGAAAAGACAAGCGCTGGATCATTCAGCAATTAAAAGAGGAAGGCTACGAGGATATCACGAAGATTTATTATGCGGAATGGTCTGAGGAAAATGGATTTTATGTTCAGACTTATGATTAATGGGTAGCAGGGCAGCTGCAACAAAGAGAAACGACATTAAAAATAACCCGCAAAGGTTTCCTCTGCGGGTTATTTCTAATCATTATTTGCATCATGAATAATCCATTGTGCTGCTTCCTGTAAATTGGGAAACACTGCATCTGCCAATGGATCACTTTCACCAATAAAGACAGCTTTTGTCCCGGCTTTCTTCCCTGCCTGAATATCCGTATCCGTGTCACCGACCATATAGGATTTTTCCAGATCAATGTTGTATTTTTCACCTAAATCCAAAATCATTTTGCTGTTAGGTTTTCTGCATTCACACCCGGCCTTTGGTTTATGCGGACAATAGGCAACCTCATGAATCGTTGCACCCTTTTTCTTCAACTCGGCCACCATATAGTCATGAACTCTCTGTAACTGCTTTTCCTTCATATAACCTAATCCGATTCCGCCTTGGTTCGTCACGACAAACACATAATCAAAACAGTCATTTAAATTTTTAATCGCTTCTTCTGCTCCAGGCAAAAAGTAAAATTGTTTCGGTTCATTTACAAATTTCACCCGCTTCGTCAGCACTTCGTTAATTACGCCGTCCCGATCTAAAAACACTGCTCTTTTCAATCCATCCACACCTTTAATTTTTAATCTTATATGTAGTATGTTAAAAATTATCGGCTTTAAGCGGTTTTGTTTCGAGTATTCAATGATTCTCTTCACGAAATCAATCAATTGAAAAAGGCACAACTCTTTTTAAGAATCGTACCCTTTTGAAAGTCTTCAGTTATCTTAGCAGAAACTTTTAATTTGATTTTCAGTAATCCCTTTTATTAATCCGAGTTCAATTATCAAAAAATGATGTGCGCTATTTAACATTTCTCTTTCACTTGTATTTAGTGTTTTTTCTTCTTTCATACGCATTAAATCACGTACAACTTCAGCACATTCCAATATTTTACCCGTTTTTACTTTGTCCGAGTTCACTTTATACCTTTGTCTCCACGACAATAAATTATCGGATTCTCCATGCTGAAAAATGTGAATGATGTTTTTCAAATCCATTATATCAGTAACAGGTCGTATACTTGAATTCAATATTTTGTCCTTCGGAATCGTGATTAGCATATTACCGGTTGACATTTTTATGACATAACACTGTTGTTTTTCACCTGATATTTCCTTTTCTACTACGGCTTTAATGATACCTGCTCCTTGCATTGGATAAATAATGTTTTCACCAATTTGAAACAAATAATCCACCTCCATATTTGGCAACCATAAGGTAACCTTCTTAACCTTAACACGTATATGGATTTTTAACAAATTTTTAATAATAACATACACATAACATTCGTGTCAAACGTTTTTTATTGTTTTTACAATAAGAATCGTATTGGATGCGAATGAAGAGGTGGTGTATTAATAGAAGATTGATTACGTATCTTAATGTAATCATTTTATAGCAGTTTATAGTCAGCGCTGTTTAATATCATTTGAATTAAGCTATTAAATAATTTTTGCTGAGAAGGTTTTTGCCAATCCTCCCTCTATAAATGTTGATGTATCAATGGCTTGCGCCATTTTTCAGCGTCAAAAAATATTTTTTTCGACTCGTACATCTATCGTTATTTTGTAATTCTTGATTTTTCTTACATATTGACTGTAAGCTTCGCTAAAGGAGAAACCATTAACTGGTAATAATTCTCCTGATCCTGTGCGATATATCGATGCACTTT
This genomic window from Solibacillus sp. FSL R5-0449 contains:
- a CDS encoding CarD family transcriptional regulator → MEVDYLFQIGENIIYPMQGAGIIKAVVEKEISGEKQQCYVIKMSTGNMLITIPKDKILNSSIRPVTDIMDLKNIIHIFQHGESDNLLSWRQRYKVNSDKVKTGKILECAEVVRDLMRMKEEKTLNTSEREMLNSAHHFLIIELGLIKGITENQIKSFC
- a CDS encoding DUF3923 family protein, which translates into the protein MKKIWWIIINGVWLVLFSGLAIFIYFREVDAAGVVQTSELRWLSLALLGVVFIFITIVQLIFLFFLKKRKS
- a CDS encoding group II intron maturase-specific domain-containing protein; protein product: MWRNSSYILRVSSTKSVGKVGYRPIKSAKKRLKDKLRILTSRKRTGTFREIVKRINQTTVGWINYYGIANMKTFIREIQAWLNHRLRQLIWKRWKLLRTKYAKLRQYGIQHDEAMKTAHSRKGYWRISRSEVLHQAIPNKRLVKWGLKDLSQLYERRYSKD
- a CDS encoding DUF421 domain-containing protein — encoded protein: MITAITIKIIAGFIALMVVIRFIGKKELTEVTPFDFVFIVILGGTLEEGVYDEKVKIWDVLYTIGLWTALYLLTDFLVRKFEKLRPIIKGEPSFLVNNGKLDIKELEKNKMESEQLRSLLRMQGVFSVREVKYALLEPGGQISILKKDSSGEDSGGVLTHLLVDEGRIEERVLAQIGKDKRWIIQQLKEEGYEDITKIYYAEWSEENGFYVQTYD
- a CDS encoding helicase, giving the protein MRRYPDCPVITKSIVVGGLSKADLIQKLQQSSISLNQYGERLLYDDRFTTTETAYSVEIVELSVRDLGFPNGATLPEIFRQANELGLQLCPPELGPYLRLEYVDQDEGNSGDLSQKNEAPSGSVTIASELISNEESFPKGFYVRKVDGILWLRGYVADNLHVWNPDNRFVFKSDKLK
- a CDS encoding HAD family hydrolase gives rise to the protein MKRAVFLDRDGVINEVLTKRVKFVNEPKQFYFLPGAEEAIKNLNDCFDYVFVVTNQGGIGLGYMKEKQLQRVHDYMVAELKKKGATIHEVAYCPHKPKAGCECRKPNSKMILDLGEKYNIDLEKSYMVGDTDTDIQAGKKAGTKAVFIGESDPLADAVFPNLQEAAQWIIHDANND
- a CDS encoding DinB family protein — its product is MLKEKSEIVVHHQNVITFIHSLKSVDENRLRKPIGEGKWSIIEIVGHFYPWDEFVLQQRIPYIFSGEHLPEAPGIAELNDQSSLQARTEAVENTLEKCIHVRQDLLSLLKQIPEDDWLIPIQINQSTLTFYEYLKGLMEHDIHHLNQMKSTI
- the ltrA gene encoding group II intron reverse transcriptase/maturase, whose amino-acid sequence is MKKQESINLIDRIASHRNLWNAYKKVKGNGGAPGIDGITVDGLKAHLIKYEEPLKRKLKDGSYQPQPVKRVAIPKANGSKRYLGIPCVLDRVVQQAILQVIQPIIDPHFSDKSFGFRKGRNQHQAIALAKKYYEEGYRTVVDCDLKSYFDTIHHQRLRAYLEEFITDKIVLKLIWKFLRSGILDKDILIETTEGTPQGGPLSPILANVYLNKLDRELEKRGHRFIRYADDFVIYVKSPRAGERVMTSVKNFIEDELGLTINEQKSKVCGATAATFLGFHLQNLSGK
- a CDS encoding DMT family transporter — encoded protein: MLKLIIALLALIGGSAVAIQSQINALFSKKVGVLESATVSFMVGALALFFLAFFFGKGNFLNVFTVPKWQLIGGLLGAFFIVINIYSVNLIGVAATFMAVIIGQIFVGAIIDHFGLFGGVIYPMNMTKLIALALMFAGIYLFNKA